A single genomic interval of Vairimorpha necatrix chromosome 5, complete sequence harbors:
- a CDS encoding endonuclease reverse transcriptase, giving the protein MANHIKGEELRQQLDRVSTGLSDSLIYTRNNRRKDANFIFCVVRRSRKKEISEAMDILGLEILKEIPIRDKVENKRRFKSI; this is encoded by the coding sequence ATGGCCAACCATATCAAAGGAGAAGAACTCCGACAACAGTTAGACAGAGTGTCAACGGGATTATCGGACTCTCTTATCTATACTAGAAATAATCGCAGAAAAGATGCCAACTTCATCTTCTGCGTAGTCAGAAGgtcaagaaaaaaagaaatttctgAAGCCATGGATATACTTGGcctagaaatattaaaagaaattccAATTCGTGATAAAGTGGAgaataaaagaagattCAAGTCGATATAG